A region from the Flavobacteriales bacterium genome encodes:
- a CDS encoding TonB family protein yields the protein MRSALALPVLLTTTLLQAQSGVPLPFDGKAEMQRFIEEEMRYPAEELGAQRAGSVTVVFTVHADGRTEDFRVLRSVTPACDAEALRLAGLVRWLPAQRDGQAIASEQMVQIDFDPKRFERLQKKRPPQESKDDMDASGALYTATQLDSLPEPLIDGGVRGLPLHLGRNMRYPKDAFARSIEGTVHVEFTVETSGRVANVRALEQVGGGCTDEALRLVRTIRWKPGRKNGKRVRSIQEVGIVFKLGTTQR from the coding sequence ATGCGATCCGCGCTTGCTCTACCGGTGCTGCTCACCACAACGCTGCTTCAGGCCCAAAGCGGCGTTCCGCTGCCCTTCGATGGAAAGGCCGAAATGCAACGCTTCATTGAGGAGGAAATGCGCTATCCGGCAGAGGAGCTCGGCGCTCAGCGTGCGGGCAGCGTTACGGTCGTGTTCACAGTTCATGCCGATGGCCGAACGGAAGACTTCAGGGTGCTCCGGTCCGTGACACCCGCCTGCGATGCTGAGGCCCTGCGACTAGCTGGATTGGTGCGGTGGTTACCCGCACAGAGGGATGGCCAGGCCATTGCGTCCGAGCAGATGGTCCAGATCGATTTTGATCCGAAACGCTTCGAGCGCCTGCAGAAAAAGCGGCCTCCGCAGGAGTCCAAGGACGATATGGACGCCAGCGGTGCACTCTACACCGCAACACAGCTCGACAGCCTGCCAGAACCGCTTATTGATGGTGGGGTACGAGGACTGCCCCTCCACTTAGGCCGGAACATGCGCTACCCCAAGGATGCTTTCGCACGCAGTATCGAAGGCACCGTGCACGTCGAGTTCACCGTGGAAACGAGCGGCCGCGTGGCGAACGTGCGAGCCCTTGAACAAGTGGGCGGTGGCTGCACTGACGAGGCCCTTCGCCTGGTGCGAACGATCCGTTGGAAACCCGG
- a CDS encoding Smr/MutS family protein, producing MSSKFRPGDRFIFLDEEGGGTVLELLSHNRVRVRTSAGFTLEYPLSALVPVVQMPDQKYYAVSDHQAQLIAANDKLEEEKKRSQRKGAALRTGKTAPKPEDKSVAEVDLHLHELVEDETVLSHDEKLRYQLAYFERALEAAIRDGKRKLIVIHGVGEGILREEVRRTLQYYESVRFVDADPRRYGSGATEVTILRH from the coding sequence ATGTCCAGCAAGTTCCGTCCCGGCGACCGCTTCATCTTCCTCGACGAGGAGGGTGGAGGCACGGTACTGGAACTGTTGAGCCACAACCGCGTTCGGGTGCGGACAAGTGCTGGTTTCACGTTGGAATACCCGCTCAGTGCGTTGGTCCCGGTGGTACAGATGCCCGACCAGAAGTACTATGCAGTGAGCGACCATCAGGCCCAGTTGATCGCGGCCAATGACAAGCTCGAAGAAGAAAAAAAGCGATCGCAGCGAAAGGGCGCAGCATTACGCACCGGCAAAACGGCCCCCAAGCCTGAGGACAAGAGCGTGGCCGAGGTGGACCTTCACCTGCACGAGCTGGTAGAGGACGAAACCGTGCTGAGCCACGACGAGAAGCTCCGCTACCAACTGGCGTACTTCGAGCGCGCCCTTGAGGCCGCCATCCGCGACGGCAAGCGAAAGCTCATTGTCATCCACGGCGTGGGTGAAGGTATTCTTCGTGAAGAGGTGCGTCGGACGTTGCAGTATTACGAGAGCGTGCGGTTCGTGGACGCGGATCCGAGGCGCTACGGATCTGGCGCAACGGAAGTAACCATCCTGCGGCACTAA
- a CDS encoding SDR family oxidoreductase — MMRADALAGKTIVVTGGGTGLGRSMSERFLSLGANVVITSRKLDVLQKTATEMEAATGGQVLAVACDVRKYLEVEQLVTAATDRFGTVDALVNNAAGNFISPTERLSSKAFEVVIDIVLIGSVNCTLAFGKHWIEKNEREKAVLNITTTYAWTGSGYVVPSACAKAGVLALTRSLGVEWAKYGIRSNAIAPGPFPTKGAWSRLMPGEMMERFDLSKRVPLKRMGEHHELADLAAYLVSPFSGYVNGEVVTIDGGEWLYGAGQFSGLEAVEPGMWDAIEQMVRGVRGS, encoded by the coding sequence ATGATGCGGGCCGATGCACTGGCCGGAAAGACCATTGTTGTCACTGGCGGCGGAACCGGATTGGGGCGTAGCATGAGCGAACGCTTCCTCAGCCTGGGCGCCAACGTCGTCATTACCAGTCGCAAGCTCGATGTTCTGCAAAAGACCGCCACGGAAATGGAGGCAGCCACAGGTGGCCAGGTGCTGGCCGTGGCCTGCGACGTCCGAAAGTACCTTGAAGTGGAGCAGCTTGTGACCGCCGCTACGGACCGCTTCGGAACCGTGGATGCCTTGGTCAACAACGCCGCCGGGAACTTCATAAGCCCCACGGAACGGCTCAGTAGCAAAGCCTTTGAGGTCGTCATCGACATCGTCCTCATAGGCTCGGTGAACTGCACGCTGGCCTTCGGCAAGCATTGGATCGAGAAGAACGAGCGCGAAAAGGCGGTGCTGAACATCACCACCACCTATGCTTGGACGGGCAGCGGCTACGTAGTGCCCAGCGCATGTGCCAAAGCCGGTGTCCTGGCCCTCACCCGTTCGCTCGGGGTGGAGTGGGCCAAGTACGGCATCCGCAGCAACGCCATCGCGCCGGGACCATTCCCGACCAAGGGCGCATGGAGCAGATTGATGCCCGGTGAGATGATGGAGCGCTTTGATCTCAGCAAACGCGTGCCGTTGAAACGCATGGGCGAGCACCATGAACTTGCCGACCTGGCCGCATACTTGGTTTCCCCCTTCAGTGGTTACGTGAACGGAGAGGTGGTGACCATTGATGGTGGTGAATGGCTTTATGGCGCCGGGCAGTTCAGCGGCCTTGAAGCCGTGGAACCGGGCATGTGGGACGCCATTGAGCAGATGGTGCGGGGCGTGCGTGGCAGTTAA
- a CDS encoding STAS/SEC14 domain-containing protein, translated as MTTALETEFVTVTVDDSARLVHLKWKGFAPTPEFRRTLDEALHTVVEHKVLYWLADLRGMSAILRRDEQWSATDWFPRAASSGLKKMAIVTSTDLFNQMSVERIMDDAAGVITFQTAYFDDVDVARTWLLG; from the coding sequence ATGACCACAGCGTTGGAGACTGAGTTCGTCACAGTGACCGTGGACGATTCGGCGAGGCTGGTCCACTTGAAGTGGAAGGGCTTTGCCCCAACACCGGAATTCAGGCGCACCCTCGACGAAGCGTTGCACACGGTCGTTGAACACAAAGTGCTGTATTGGTTAGCAGACCTTAGGGGGATGAGCGCCATCCTTCGAAGGGACGAGCAATGGTCAGCCACGGATTGGTTCCCCAGAGCGGCATCTTCCGGATTGAAGAAAATGGCCATCGTCACCAGCACCGACCTGTTCAACCAAATGAGCGTGGAACGCATCATGGACGACGCGGCGGGGGTCATCACCTTCCAAACCGCCTACTTCGACGATGTTGACGTGGCGCGCACCTGGTTGCTGGGCTGA